In a genomic window of Methylovirgula sp. 4M-Z18:
- a CDS encoding LysR family transcriptional regulator, translating into MNDVDLNLLVALDVLLAEGSVTGAARRLGLSSSAMSRTLTRLRTATGDPLLVRAGRGLVPTPRAAELRERVHDLTREVQAVLRPHITLLDVASLERTFTIRVSEAFLEFLFGAVVAAVTQAAPRICLRFAPKPDKDARPLREGPIDLEIGVLGTAAPEIRTQFLFHDKYVGVARVGHPLLGGAVVTPEGYAACNHVVASKEGGTVEPIDTVLEAVGLKRAIRVVVPGYPDAMRIARQSDLVALVPGSCVGNGMAGGSAAMSGLASFELPISLPEFKISAMWHPRLDADPAHRWLRDTVMSVCRAAYPRR; encoded by the coding sequence ATGAACGATGTGGACCTGAACCTTCTCGTGGCGTTGGACGTCTTGCTCGCGGAGGGGAGCGTGACGGGGGCGGCCCGCCGCCTCGGTCTGAGTTCCTCGGCCATGAGCCGGACGCTGACCCGGCTTCGGACCGCTACGGGTGACCCGCTGCTTGTCCGCGCCGGGCGAGGACTAGTGCCGACGCCGCGCGCGGCCGAACTGCGCGAGCGCGTCCATGACCTGACGCGGGAGGTACAAGCGGTGCTGCGGCCGCACATCACGCTCCTGGACGTCGCTTCGCTTGAAAGAACCTTCACCATACGTGTGAGCGAAGCATTCCTGGAATTTCTTTTCGGCGCCGTCGTGGCGGCTGTCACGCAAGCGGCGCCACGCATCTGCCTCCGCTTCGCGCCCAAACCTGACAAAGATGCGCGGCCGCTCAGGGAGGGGCCCATCGATTTGGAGATCGGGGTGCTCGGGACCGCCGCGCCGGAGATACGGACCCAATTTTTGTTCCATGACAAGTATGTCGGTGTCGCCCGGGTCGGACATCCCCTTCTGGGAGGCGCAGTGGTGACGCCCGAAGGCTATGCGGCCTGCAACCACGTCGTCGCGTCCAAGGAAGGGGGGACGGTCGAGCCGATCGATACCGTCTTGGAAGCTGTGGGGCTTAAGCGGGCCATCAGAGTTGTGGTGCCCGGATACCCGGATGCGATGCGGATCGCACGCCAATCGGATCTGGTCGCACTCGTGCCGGGCTCATGCGTTGGCAATGGCATGGCGGGCGGCTCCGCTGCTATGTCCGGCCTTGCAAGCTTCGAACTTCCGATTTCCCTGCCAGAATTCAAGATATCGGCCATGTGGCATCCGCGCTTGGATGCGGACCCGGCCCATCGCTGGCTGCGCGACACCGTGATGTCCGTGTGCCGGGCTGCCTATCCGCGGCGCTGA
- a CDS encoding SDR family NAD(P)-dependent oxidoreductase, whose amino-acid sequence MPQAVLHAPAPTILLIGASRGLGHAMAAEFLKKGWNVVGTVRGGNRTLLHDLADAHEGRVEIESLDICEPDQIAALRARLSGREFDISFVNAGVTNNPAETIAEVTTDEFMRVMVTNALSPLRVIESLQDLVSPTGLIGVMSSGQGSVSNNETGMREVYRGSKAALNMFMRSYAARHAAERRAMVLMAPGWVRTDMGGPDGRLSIEESVPNLVNVLLAKQGKPGLEYLDYLGKTVPW is encoded by the coding sequence ATGCCCCAAGCCGTTTTGCACGCTCCCGCCCCGACAATCCTCCTCATCGGCGCCTCGCGCGGTCTTGGCCATGCCATGGCGGCCGAGTTCTTGAAAAAGGGCTGGAACGTCGTCGGCACCGTCCGCGGCGGAAATCGAACCCTGCTCCACGACCTCGCGGACGCGCATGAAGGCCGGGTCGAAATCGAGAGCCTCGACATCTGCGAACCGGATCAGATCGCGGCCCTCCGTGCCCGCCTCTCGGGCCGGGAGTTCGACATCTCGTTCGTGAATGCCGGCGTTACCAACAACCCGGCGGAAACCATCGCGGAGGTCACGACGGATGAATTCATGCGCGTCATGGTCACGAATGCGCTGAGCCCCTTGCGCGTCATCGAAAGCCTGCAGGATCTCGTTTCCCCGACCGGTTTGATCGGCGTGATGTCGTCCGGACAAGGCAGCGTCAGCAACAACGAGACCGGCATGCGCGAAGTGTATCGCGGCAGCAAGGCAGCCCTGAACATGTTCATGCGCAGCTACGCGGCCCGCCATGCCGCCGAGCGCCGCGCCATGGTGCTGATGGCGCCAGGCTGGGTCCGCACCGACATGGGCGGCCCCGACGGGCGGCTGTCGATCGAGGAGAGCGTGCCGAACCTCGTGAACGTGCTTCTTGCGAAGCAAGGCAAGCCCGGCCTGGAATATCTCGATTATCTCGGCAAGACTGTGCCTTGGTGA
- a CDS encoding MFS transporter, with translation MSSASLETEKSGEWSSLAVLLAGNFITILDLFIVNVALPDIQRDLHASNAHLQLVMVAYSVAYGAILLNGARLGDFYGRRRLFLIGMAIFGLGSLLCALALSPCALIAARAIQGGGAALLMPQVYTSLRILFDDDERRRAFAVMGAVQGVAGASSQVIGGCLITLNLGDLGWRLVFLVNLPIVFYALIAGKYLIMETRGTAPPKLDIGGAVLATAALVLMLLPVMVGREQHWPWWAIIAPLLSLPLFVVFVSYETLLVRQGGTPIIDPALFKNTRFTLGVLVTFLFFSAISSFSLSLTILLQIGLGQTALEAATLFLPSTIAFFAGSVVSAPLKKKMGEQALFLGMCAFAGGLLISVFDGFSGGQNLRALTVSVILQGFGQGIVIPLLLNMVLSTVANAEAGMASGVFSTMQIVGSAFGVAVVGIILFSAIDHSDGKSISALEITGSYGNGFATATIYNLVAVVLAVFLFARLRRT, from the coding sequence ATGTCGTCGGCGTCACTTGAAACAGAAAAATCGGGAGAGTGGTCATCGCTTGCGGTGCTGCTGGCCGGAAATTTTATCACTATCCTCGACCTGTTTATCGTCAATGTAGCGCTCCCCGACATTCAGCGCGATCTGCACGCTTCGAATGCGCATTTGCAGCTTGTCATGGTTGCCTACAGCGTTGCTTATGGCGCGATATTGCTGAACGGCGCGCGGCTTGGCGATTTCTACGGCCGGCGGCGGCTCTTTCTTATTGGGATGGCAATTTTCGGTCTTGGATCCTTGCTGTGTGCTTTAGCTCTGTCGCCCTGTGCACTCATTGCAGCGCGGGCGATCCAGGGAGGCGGGGCGGCGCTCCTGATGCCACAGGTCTACACCTCATTGCGGATCCTGTTCGACGACGATGAACGTCGTCGGGCCTTTGCCGTGATGGGTGCGGTGCAGGGCGTTGCCGGTGCTTCGTCGCAGGTGATCGGCGGATGCCTCATAACGCTTAATCTTGGCGATCTCGGCTGGCGGCTTGTCTTCCTGGTCAACCTCCCTATCGTATTCTACGCGCTTATTGCCGGGAAATATTTGATCATGGAAACGAGGGGCACGGCGCCCCCAAAACTAGATATCGGTGGAGCGGTTCTCGCGACCGCCGCGCTCGTCTTGATGCTGTTGCCGGTGATGGTCGGCCGCGAGCAGCATTGGCCCTGGTGGGCGATCATCGCGCCGCTATTGTCGCTTCCATTATTTGTCGTCTTCGTTTCTTACGAAACACTGTTGGTAAGGCAAGGCGGTACGCCAATTATCGACCCAGCTCTCTTCAAGAATACACGTTTCACTCTAGGTGTTCTGGTAACATTTCTGTTTTTCTCGGCGATCAGTTCATTCTCCCTGTCGTTGACAATTCTGCTTCAGATCGGCCTCGGGCAAACGGCTTTGGAAGCAGCGACGTTGTTTCTGCCGTCCACCATTGCATTCTTCGCCGGTTCTGTTGTGTCCGCGCCGCTCAAGAAGAAGATGGGCGAGCAGGCTCTGTTTCTTGGCATGTGTGCCTTTGCCGGGGGATTGTTGATCTCGGTTTTTGATGGTTTTTCCGGCGGTCAGAATCTCCGGGCTTTGACCGTCTCAGTTATTCTTCAAGGTTTTGGGCAGGGCATCGTCATTCCGCTCCTGCTCAATATGGTTCTGAGCACTGTTGCCAATGCTGAAGCCGGGATGGCGTCCGGTGTCTTCAGCACAATGCAGATCGTCGGGTCTGCCTTCGGCGTTGCGGTTGTCGGCATTATTCTATTCAGCGCAATCGACCATAGCGATGGGAAGTCGATATCCGCCCTTGAAATAACTGGGTCTTACGGCAATGGGTTTGCAACCGCGACGATCTACAATTTGGTTGCAGTTGTCTTAGCAGTCTTTTTATTCGCTCGACTGAGGAGGACATAG
- a CDS encoding LysR family transcriptional regulator produces the protein MENFAGIVAFVYAAEQRGYVAAARVAGVSPSAISKAIARLESRLGVRLFNRTTRSVSLTEAGTVFYERCKRIIDDLGDAEATITRSQDRPKGRLRVSVPHIVGHHLLMPILPAFTEQFPDIELDVDFEDRVADLVARGLDVAIRSGDLADTGLIARPLGQQHFVVCGSPRYFEWREQLETPADLAAHTCIHFKYPSSGRIAPWAFGAPFDRQLLPKSLTFNNTDAGLRACLDGLGLAHLPVYVADTHISAGTLIPVLTSFMLPFGSLSLVWPSNRQLSPKVRAFVNFVTEAFSIRRTAFQAFHA, from the coding sequence ATGGAAAACTTCGCGGGCATCGTCGCCTTCGTTTATGCTGCAGAGCAGCGCGGCTATGTGGCAGCCGCGCGCGTAGCCGGAGTCTCGCCATCAGCCATCAGCAAGGCAATCGCTCGCCTTGAAAGCCGCCTGGGTGTTCGGCTGTTCAACCGAACAACGCGCAGCGTCAGTTTGACCGAGGCTGGGACGGTTTTCTACGAACGGTGCAAGCGCATCATCGACGACCTCGGCGATGCGGAAGCAACAATCACGCGCAGCCAGGACCGCCCGAAAGGGCGCTTGCGCGTCAGCGTGCCGCATATTGTCGGCCATCACCTTCTCATGCCGATTCTGCCGGCGTTCACCGAACAATTCCCGGACATCGAACTCGATGTCGATTTTGAGGATCGCGTCGCCGACCTCGTGGCGCGAGGGCTGGACGTCGCCATTCGGAGTGGCGATCTGGCCGATACGGGCCTGATTGCCCGCCCGTTAGGTCAGCAACACTTCGTCGTATGTGGCAGTCCACGCTACTTCGAATGGCGCGAGCAACTGGAGACGCCTGCCGACTTGGCTGCTCACACCTGCATCCATTTCAAATATCCATCCAGCGGCCGTATCGCGCCATGGGCGTTCGGCGCGCCTTTCGATCGGCAGCTTTTGCCGAAAAGTCTGACGTTCAACAATACGGATGCAGGGCTACGCGCCTGCTTGGATGGGTTGGGGCTCGCCCATCTGCCCGTCTATGTCGCCGACACGCATATCAGCGCCGGCACGCTGATCCCTGTACTGACCTCATTCATGTTGCCGTTCGGCTCCCTCTCCCTCGTCTGGCCGTCCAACCGCCAGCTTTCGCCGAAGGTGCGTGCCTTCGTGAATTTTGTAACTGAAGCTTTTTCAATCCGACGGACTGCGTTCCAAGCGTTTCATGCGTGA
- a CDS encoding NmrA/HSCARG family protein, with translation MSPNHKPLITVVGALSKQGRSVTRALLQGGGHRVRALTRRVDSVEAQNLAREGAELMNVPLELGHKQALVKAFGGSHGVFLMTPPIAPPATHEADLGRELADAAVEAGVQHLVFSSLENVDEITNGRKFAPHFTDKAKIENYIRSLPIRSSFIYLAFFYTNLFEYYTPRMEGDTLVFPIYLPRDFRAPFVDPLSATGPAILEIFSHPQEYAGKSLPVIGDILSPDEMVATFTRVTGRKATYRSAYTREELLHHFPDFAANELLVREILGMAEYATEYGYYRKERDLSWSRTINQNSVTWEQFLRVTEWQGHAQSFGV, from the coding sequence ATGTCGCCGAACCACAAGCCTCTTATCACCGTCGTCGGGGCATTGAGTAAGCAGGGTCGCAGCGTCACGCGCGCGTTGCTGCAAGGCGGGGGCCATCGGGTCCGCGCGCTTACGCGCCGCGTCGACTCGGTAGAAGCGCAAAACCTGGCGCGCGAAGGCGCGGAACTGATGAACGTGCCACTGGAGTTGGGGCACAAGCAGGCGCTGGTAAAGGCCTTCGGCGGTTCGCATGGCGTGTTCCTGATGACACCTCCGATCGCGCCGCCAGCGACGCATGAAGCGGACCTCGGCAGGGAGTTGGCGGATGCCGCTGTTGAAGCAGGGGTCCAGCACCTCGTTTTCAGCAGCTTGGAAAACGTCGATGAAATTACAAATGGCCGGAAATTCGCGCCGCACTTCACCGACAAGGCCAAGATTGAGAACTATATTCGCTCGCTGCCCATTCGCAGCTCGTTCATCTATCTCGCCTTCTTTTATACCAATCTATTTGAGTACTACACGCCGCGCATGGAGGGGGACACGTTGGTCTTCCCGATCTACTTGCCGCGGGATTTTCGCGCGCCTTTTGTCGATCCGCTGAGTGCAACCGGGCCTGCGATCTTGGAGATATTCTCCCATCCGCAGGAATATGCGGGCAAGTCCCTGCCGGTGATTGGCGACATCCTGTCGCCTGATGAAATGGTCGCGACGTTCACGCGCGTCACAGGCAGGAAAGCTACGTACCGTTCAGCCTATACCCGCGAGGAATTGCTTCATCATTTTCCCGATTTTGCCGCCAACGAACTCTTGGTGCGCGAGATTCTTGGGATGGCGGAATATGCGACAGAGTACGGGTACTATCGCAAGGAGCGTGATCTTTCGTGGAGCAGGACAATAAACCAGAATAGCGTAACCTGGGAACAGTTCCTGCGCGTGACCGAGTGGCAGGGGCATGCCCAATCCTTTGGTGTTTGA
- a CDS encoding winged helix-turn-helix transcriptional regulator, producing the protein MAKSKVYGCSVEVTIGVIGGKWKSVLLYHLIKDRVIRFGELRRLLPNVTAQMLTAQLRELEADGVVHRKVYPQVPPKVEYSLTPFGDSLAPIIQAMANWGESYATGMGKRISLVPK; encoded by the coding sequence ATGGCAAAGAGCAAAGTCTACGGTTGCTCCGTGGAGGTAACGATCGGCGTTATCGGCGGAAAATGGAAATCCGTGCTGCTGTATCATTTGATCAAGGACCGTGTGATCCGCTTTGGCGAACTGCGTCGGCTCCTGCCTAACGTGACGGCGCAAATGTTGACGGCGCAATTGCGCGAACTGGAAGCCGATGGGGTCGTGCACAGAAAGGTCTATCCACAAGTGCCGCCCAAGGTTGAATATTCCCTGACGCCGTTTGGCGATTCGCTCGCTCCCATCATTCAGGCCATGGCCAATTGGGGAGAAAGCTATGCCACCGGCATGGGAAAGCGCATTTCACTGGTCCCGAAATAG
- a CDS encoding tetratricopeptide repeat protein, whose amino-acid sequence MNKGIPWSVIGVDFDIREAAKEAARRNGMTLGEWLSGVIADEAEALGVAPHDLARGAQVEALAAQLAELAGGAPTFRTRVPHHSAPSSPSDAPLAAALDRLEKSTRKTGKKAIRALYEVSGRLSAIEEKVGATPNPASDQDGDIQAAFHNLQQELAKRLETSPLEPLPDAPPAGFAETAPEPKDDIRILNEKVDRLAQDLDALRKPLEDLRAPAPEVDHLRQDVANLAHTVATLAPRASVDALDRNLQAMQEQLQDPKRQPVTPGQLGQMQQRIKDLQTLVLSSITRTAAVEKVEQNVQTLGTQMTALQDNKVARANLDGLVRSVDDIQTQLKSLAPKESVEALEQRLSALARKIDETLTPARTDPPSLPAAPELPAKPFKAVPMPQIPDDLLIEPGAGLPLHLQRNAPDHSVLDAARSDAASNRTIQASFIAAARRASQNRQDREDDAMIDVLAEVAHRAGTSDSAHLRRRSPLLLGLGSALVGATALLAHQTPSGAQAGPTTSAEQVQADSQSTAQTTIQVGTYSNSAGDDATAKTTAAPRSSLEQLAAAGNAATEYEMGLRAFDGRDGAQDFKTSAAWFGKAAAQGLAPAQFFLASQYERGEGVEQDLALAQAWYAKSAAQGHIRAMHNLGVMLAKGLGSKSNVAAAAEWFRKAADHGVRDSQFNLGVLYGRGVGVPLDFSQSYIWFALAAAQGDDKAAQMRDRVAARLAPDQLATAKAVVAGFHPLDGDPAANQVTPPEERVGTALNQM is encoded by the coding sequence ATGAATAAGGGCATCCCCTGGAGCGTCATAGGTGTTGATTTCGACATCCGCGAAGCCGCCAAAGAGGCGGCACGGCGCAATGGGATGACCCTGGGCGAATGGCTGAGCGGCGTGATCGCCGATGAGGCGGAAGCGCTCGGCGTGGCGCCGCATGACCTTGCCCGCGGGGCGCAAGTCGAGGCGCTGGCCGCGCAGCTCGCGGAATTGGCGGGCGGAGCGCCCACGTTCCGCACCCGCGTCCCCCACCATTCCGCGCCCTCCAGCCCATCGGATGCGCCGCTCGCCGCCGCCCTCGACCGGCTCGAAAAAAGCACCCGCAAGACCGGCAAAAAGGCGATCCGCGCCCTGTACGAGGTCTCCGGCCGCCTCTCGGCGATCGAAGAGAAGGTCGGCGCGACGCCCAACCCCGCCTCGGACCAGGACGGCGATATCCAGGCCGCCTTTCACAATTTGCAGCAGGAACTCGCGAAGCGGCTGGAGACCTCGCCGCTCGAACCTCTTCCCGACGCACCCCCCGCCGGCTTCGCCGAGACCGCGCCCGAACCCAAAGACGACATCCGCATCTTAAACGAGAAGGTCGATCGGCTGGCGCAGGATCTCGACGCGCTGCGCAAACCGCTTGAGGATCTGCGCGCGCCCGCACCCGAGGTCGACCATTTGCGGCAGGACGTCGCGAATTTGGCGCACACCGTCGCGACCCTCGCGCCGCGCGCCAGCGTCGACGCGCTCGACCGCAACCTGCAGGCGATGCAAGAGCAATTGCAGGACCCCAAGCGTCAGCCGGTCACGCCAGGGCAGCTCGGCCAGATGCAGCAGCGCATCAAGGATCTGCAGACCCTCGTTCTGTCATCAATCACACGTACGGCCGCGGTCGAAAAAGTCGAACAGAATGTGCAGACGCTGGGCACGCAAATGACCGCCCTGCAGGACAACAAGGTCGCGCGCGCCAATCTCGATGGCCTGGTCCGGTCGGTCGACGACATCCAGACGCAGCTCAAGTCCCTGGCCCCGAAAGAAAGCGTCGAAGCGCTGGAACAGCGTCTCAGCGCCCTCGCCCGCAAGATCGACGAAACGCTGACGCCCGCACGCACCGATCCACCAAGCCTGCCCGCCGCGCCCGAACTGCCGGCAAAGCCGTTCAAGGCGGTGCCGATGCCGCAGATTCCCGACGACCTGCTGATCGAACCCGGCGCCGGTCTGCCACTGCATTTGCAGCGCAACGCGCCGGATCATTCCGTCCTTGACGCCGCACGCAGCGACGCGGCCTCCAACCGCACCATTCAGGCGAGCTTCATCGCCGCCGCGCGGCGGGCGAGCCAAAATCGGCAGGATCGGGAGGACGACGCCATGATCGATGTTTTGGCCGAAGTCGCACACCGGGCGGGAACCAGCGACTCGGCGCATCTGCGCCGGCGCAGTCCGCTTCTATTGGGCCTCGGCAGTGCGCTCGTCGGCGCGACCGCCCTCCTCGCCCATCAAACCCCGAGCGGGGCTCAGGCCGGGCCGACGACCAGCGCCGAGCAGGTGCAGGCCGACAGCCAATCGACCGCGCAAACAACGATTCAAGTTGGCACCTACAGCAACAGCGCGGGCGATGACGCGACGGCTAAAACCACCGCAGCGCCACGCTCTTCGCTGGAACAATTGGCCGCAGCGGGCAACGCCGCGACGGAGTATGAAATGGGCCTGCGCGCCTTCGATGGCCGCGACGGGGCGCAGGACTTCAAAACCTCGGCCGCGTGGTTCGGCAAGGCTGCCGCGCAAGGCCTGGCGCCGGCGCAATTCTTCCTGGCGAGCCAATACGAGCGCGGCGAAGGCGTCGAGCAGGACTTGGCGCTCGCCCAGGCCTGGTACGCCAAATCCGCCGCGCAAGGCCATATCCGCGCCATGCACAATCTTGGCGTGATGCTGGCCAAGGGGCTTGGCAGCAAGAGCAATGTCGCCGCGGCCGCCGAATGGTTCCGCAAGGCCGCCGATCACGGCGTGCGCGACAGCCAATTCAATCTCGGTGTGCTCTATGGCCGCGGTGTCGGTGTCCCGCTCGACTTTTCGCAAAGCTACATCTGGTTCGCCCTCGCCGCCGCACAAGGCGACGACAAGGCGGCGCAAATGCGTGACCGCGTTGCGGCCAGGCTCGCCCCCGACCAGCTCGCGACAGCGAAAGCCGTGGTGGCCGGTTTTCACCCGCTCGACGGCGATCCCGCCGCCAATCAAGTCACCCCGCCCGAAGAGCGGGTCGGCACGGCACTCAATCAGATGTGA
- a CDS encoding methyltransferase domain-containing protein, translating to MWTDSKSSGGFCADERVPADMSSSGNLTADRRYLWAQAALAEDDFAAAEEILRQILELVPDWPAAWVTLGAALRGRGDTEAARVALLHAQVLDPQDRLGAALHLARLGRPLDAMPEAFVRGLFDQYAPRFETHLVEALGYCGPQRLRAALEQACVALGRPEVFAEVLDIGCGTGLMARGFEGMFGRIDGVDLSPNMIDAARKTGLYRSLTAADLLAFLRESPRSYDLICAADVFIYIGDLASVFQAAKRALRTEKGAPALFAFTVQTQAQTDYLLGEDMRFAHSEAYVRRVTGEAGLKVCVFEPGAIRNDRGVPSPGHVAVLTSD from the coding sequence ATGTGGACGGATAGCAAATCGTCAGGCGGTTTCTGTGCGGATGAGCGCGTGCCGGCGGACATGTCGTCTTCGGGCAATCTGACCGCCGACCGCAGGTATCTTTGGGCGCAAGCCGCGCTGGCCGAGGACGATTTTGCCGCGGCGGAAGAGATTTTGCGGCAAATTCTCGAACTCGTCCCGGATTGGCCCGCCGCATGGGTCACACTTGGCGCGGCACTGCGCGGGCGGGGGGACACGGAGGCGGCGCGCGTGGCGCTGCTGCATGCGCAAGTCCTTGATCCGCAGGACCGGCTCGGCGCGGCCCTGCATCTCGCCCGTCTCGGCCGGCCGCTGGACGCGATGCCGGAAGCCTTCGTCCGTGGCCTGTTCGACCAATATGCGCCGCGGTTCGAGACCCATCTTGTCGAGGCTTTGGGCTATTGCGGGCCGCAGCGATTGCGCGCGGCGCTTGAACAGGCCTGCGTGGCGCTTGGCCGGCCAGAAGTCTTCGCCGAAGTGTTGGATATTGGTTGCGGGACCGGCCTGATGGCGCGCGGCTTCGAGGGAATGTTCGGGCGGATCGATGGGGTCGATCTGTCGCCGAATATGATCGATGCGGCGCGCAAGACCGGGCTTTACCGGAGTCTGACCGCCGCTGACCTCCTCGCGTTCTTGCGTGAGTCGCCGCGTTCCTATGACCTCATCTGTGCCGCCGACGTGTTCATTTACATCGGCGATCTTGCCTCGGTCTTTCAGGCGGCAAAACGGGCCTTGCGTACGGAGAAGGGCGCGCCCGCCCTTTTCGCCTTCACCGTCCAGACGCAGGCACAGACGGATTACCTGCTTGGCGAGGACATGCGCTTTGCTCATTCGGAAGCCTATGTGCGGCGCGTCACCGGCGAGGCTGGCCTGAAGGTTTGCGTGTTCGAGCCGGGCGCGATCCGCAACGACCGCGGCGTGCCAAGTCCCGGCCACGTGGCGGTGCTCACATCTGATTGA
- a CDS encoding DUF6460 domain-containing protein, whose amino-acid sequence MSNAIQNFLGGSLLSVLIRLLLLSLLAGAILTWLDISPGQLLSKVEHMLVSLWGMGFGALREILHYIVAGAIIVVPVWFVLRLLNLRK is encoded by the coding sequence GTGTCGAATGCGATTCAAAACTTCCTCGGCGGCTCGCTGCTCTCCGTATTGATCCGGCTGCTTCTGCTGTCGCTGCTGGCCGGCGCCATTCTGACCTGGCTCGATATTTCGCCGGGCCAATTGCTGTCCAAGGTCGAGCATATGCTCGTGAGCCTGTGGGGCATGGGATTTGGCGCCTTGCGCGAGATTTTGCACTATATTGTCGCCGGTGCCATCATCGTCGTGCCCGTCTGGTTCGTCTTGCGCCTTCTGAATTTGCGCAAGTAG
- a CDS encoding FAD binding domain-containing protein yields MQIASQRSGPNAPYFRPRTLAEALDLLADTKGRVLAGGTDFYPQLGDRPVTFPVIDITGIADLRGVTVSETHIRVGACVTWSEIVASDLPEACRALQLAAREVGARQIQNAGTVAGNLCNASPAADGVPPLLALNAEVEMTAPEGISRIPLSDFIVGYRKTCLPPGALVTAVVIPRDIAGPSSFLKLGARTSLVISIAMVAAIVETDAQNTITQARIAVGACSAVAQRLFAAEAALRGQSFAPGFSRAVLADHLAELTPIDDLRATSTYRQEAALILVRRTLEACLAERHDA; encoded by the coding sequence ATGCAGATCGCGTCGCAACGCAGTGGACCAAACGCACCCTATTTTCGCCCCCGCACGCTTGCCGAGGCGCTCGACCTGCTCGCCGACACGAAGGGGCGCGTTCTTGCCGGCGGCACCGATTTTTATCCGCAATTGGGCGACCGGCCGGTCACGTTTCCGGTGATCGACATCACCGGCATTGCCGATTTGCGCGGCGTCACGGTCAGCGAGACGCATATTCGCGTCGGCGCTTGCGTCACCTGGAGCGAGATTGTCGCGAGCGATCTGCCCGAGGCCTGCCGTGCCCTACAATTGGCGGCGCGCGAGGTCGGCGCACGTCAGATCCAGAATGCCGGCACCGTCGCCGGCAATCTGTGCAATGCGTCGCCCGCCGCCGACGGCGTGCCGCCGCTGCTGGCGCTGAATGCGGAAGTCGAAATGACCGCCCCGGAGGGCATCTCGCGCATCCCGCTCAGCGATTTCATCGTCGGCTACCGCAAGACCTGTTTGCCGCCCGGCGCACTCGTGACGGCCGTCGTCATTCCGCGTGATATTGCCGGGCCGTCGAGCTTCCTCAAACTCGGCGCGCGCACCTCTCTCGTGATTTCCATCGCGATGGTCGCGGCGATCGTCGAGACGGATGCACAGAACACGATCACGCAAGCGCGCATCGCGGTCGGCGCCTGCTCGGCCGTGGCGCAACGGCTGTTCGCCGCCGAAGCGGCATTGCGCGGCCAATCCTTCGCGCCGGGCTTCAGCCGCGCCGTGCTTGCGGATCATCTGGCGGAGCTGACGCCGATCGACGATCTGCGCGCCACCTCTACCTATCGACAAGAGGCGGCGCTGATCCTCGTGCGCCGCACCCTCGAAGCCTGCCTCGCGGAGCGGCATGATGCTTGA